In Yersinia enterocolitica subsp. enterocolitica, one DNA window encodes the following:
- the arsC gene encoding glutaredoxin-dependent arsenate reductase gives MNNITLYHNPACGTSRNTLEMIRNSGAEPTIIYYLETPPSRDVLMKLIADMGISARALLRKNVEPYETLGLAKDCFTDNQLIDFMLQYPILINRPIVVTSLGTRLCRPSEVVLEILSDDQKGAFTKEDGEKVIDDAGKRLK, from the coding sequence ATGAACAATATTACTCTTTATCACAACCCGGCCTGCGGCACTTCGCGTAACACGCTGGAGATGATCCGTAACAGCGGTGCAGAACCGACCATTATTTACTATCTTGAAACACCGCCCTCACGCGATGTACTGATGAAACTTATTGCTGACATGGGGATCAGCGCACGGGCGCTGCTGCGTAAAAACGTTGAGCCTTATGAAACGCTAGGGCTTGCTAAAGATTGCTTTACTGACAATCAGTTGATTGACTTTATGCTGCAATATCCGATCCTGATTAACCGCCCGATCGTGGTGACGTCGCTGGGAACCCGGTTGTGCCGCCCGTCAGAAGTCGTGTTGGAGATTCTTTCTGATGACCAAAAAGGGGCTTTTACCAAGGAAGACGGTGAGAAAGTTATTGATGATGCGGGTAAACGACTGAAATAA
- a CDS encoding arsenic transporter, whose product MLLAGAIFILTIVLVIWQPKGLGIGWSATLGAILALVSGVVHIADIPVVWNIVWNATATFIAVIIISLLLDECGFFEWAALHVSRWGNGRGRLLFTYIVLLGAAVAALFANDGAALILTPIVIAMLLALGFSKRATLAFVMAAGFIADTASLPLIVSNLVNIVSADFFHLGFTEYASVMVPVDIAAIIATLVMLHLFFRKDIPPSYDLARLKEPALAIKDQATFRTGWIVLLLLLIGFFVLEPMGIPVSAIAAVGAIILFAVAKRGHAINTGKVLRGAPWQIVIFSLGMYLVVYGLRNAGLTEYLSGVLSVLADNGLWAATFGTGFLTAFLSSIMNNMPTVLVGALSIDGSTASGVIKEAMIYANVIGCDLGPKITPIGSLATLLWLHVLSQKNMTITWGYYFRTGIIMTLPVLFVTLTALALHLSLNL is encoded by the coding sequence ATGTTACTGGCCGGAGCAATTTTTATCCTGACCATTGTGTTGGTTATCTGGCAGCCGAAGGGGCTAGGGATTGGCTGGAGCGCCACGCTGGGTGCCATATTGGCACTGGTTTCTGGCGTCGTGCACATTGCCGATATTCCCGTGGTATGGAATATCGTTTGGAACGCCACAGCAACCTTTATTGCCGTCATTATCATTAGCCTGTTGTTGGATGAGTGCGGCTTTTTTGAGTGGGCGGCATTGCATGTTTCCCGTTGGGGCAATGGGCGAGGGCGCTTGCTGTTCACCTATATTGTTCTGCTGGGTGCTGCTGTGGCGGCTTTGTTTGCTAATGATGGTGCCGCGCTGATTCTTACCCCCATAGTTATCGCCATGCTGCTGGCGCTCGGGTTCAGTAAACGCGCCACACTAGCATTTGTGATGGCCGCTGGTTTTATTGCCGATACTGCCAGCTTGCCGCTGATTGTATCGAATCTGGTCAATATCGTTTCGGCTGACTTCTTTCACCTAGGGTTCACGGAATATGCCTCGGTGATGGTACCTGTGGATATTGCCGCCATTATTGCTACGTTGGTGATGCTACATCTGTTCTTTCGCAAAGATATTCCACCATCCTATGATCTGGCCCGACTCAAAGAACCCGCACTCGCTATCAAAGATCAGGCGACATTCAGAACCGGCTGGATCGTATTACTCCTGCTGCTGATTGGTTTTTTTGTGCTTGAGCCGATGGGTATTCCGGTGAGTGCTATTGCGGCAGTGGGAGCGATAATCCTGTTTGCAGTGGCTAAAAGAGGTCATGCCATTAACACTGGTAAAGTGTTGCGCGGTGCGCCGTGGCAGATCGTGATTTTCTCACTGGGAATGTATCTGGTTGTTTATGGCCTGCGCAACGCTGGGTTAACAGAATACCTTTCTGGCGTATTGAGTGTCCTGGCAGACAACGGTCTTTGGGCAGCCACGTTTGGCACGGGATTCTTGACCGCGTTCCTGTCATCGATCATGAACAATATGCCTACAGTACTGGTTGGTGCTCTGTCTATTGATGGCAGCACCGCGTCTGGCGTTATCAAAGAAGCGATGATTTATGCCAACGTCATTGGTTGCGATCTGGGGCCCAAAATTACGCCGATTGGTAGCCTGGCGACACTGCTCTGGCTGCATGTGCTGTCACAGAAAAACATGACGATCACCTGGGGATACTACTTTCGCACTGGGATTATCATGACTCTACCGGTGCTGTTTGTCACACTGACCGCGCTGGCGCTGCACCTCTCCCTCAATCTGTAA
- the arsR gene encoding As(III)-sensing metalloregulatory transcriptional repressor ArsR yields the protein MTLTSLQLFKNLSDETRLGIVLLLKEMGELCVCDLCTALDESQPKISRHLAMLRESGLLLDRKQGKWVHYRLSPHIPSWAAQVIEQAWLSQQDDVQAIARKLTSANCSGSGKAVCI from the coding sequence ATGACATTAACTTCCCTGCAACTCTTCAAAAATCTGTCCGATGAAACTCGTCTGGGCATTGTGTTGCTGCTCAAGGAGATGGGGGAGCTGTGTGTGTGTGATCTCTGCACCGCGCTGGATGAGTCACAGCCCAAGATCTCGCGTCATCTGGCAATGCTACGGGAAAGTGGGCTTTTGCTGGATCGTAAGCAGGGGAAATGGGTTCACTACCGCTTATCCCCGCATATTCCTTCATGGGCGGCTCAGGTTATCGAGCAGGCCTGGTTAAGCCAACAGGACGACGTTCAGGCCATTGCCCGTAAACTGACATCAGCCAACTGTTCTGGTAGCGGTAAGGCTGTTTGCATCTAA
- a CDS encoding Fic family protein: MPKFNHYDLALLNPSFDSPLVDALTELELLRHLRLETAVHPLLFAQLKSIFHMLESLGSARIEGNHTTLADYVESKVEGAEDSTDQLKEIGNIEHAMNFIDEHLHAGEDITEYFVRELHAMTVNGIEREGDKTPGAYRSHGVSIAQSTHLPPEFIHVPAYMHELVEFMNRADAPKYDLMKVALAHHRFGWIHPFGNGNGRTVHLLTYSLLIKYGFNVKTSGRVLNPTAVFCHDRERYYSMLAEADTGAVEGLEHWCLYVLTGISAELKKVDKLSNLHFLNSKILYPALEYSKGRGVINETESTILKRTISQGTVKANDLKGVLPGLKSAQITYQIGKLVDRGLLQPVEVGSRIYTAGFSKSDLMRGVIHALRKEGFIPDF, encoded by the coding sequence ATGCCTAAATTTAATCACTATGATTTAGCATTGTTAAACCCCAGTTTCGACTCGCCACTGGTTGATGCGTTGACTGAGCTTGAGTTGCTGAGACACCTGCGCCTTGAAACCGCCGTGCATCCTCTGCTATTTGCCCAGCTAAAAAGTATTTTTCATATGCTGGAAAGCTTGGGTTCAGCAAGAATCGAAGGTAACCATACAACGTTAGCTGATTACGTTGAAAGTAAAGTTGAAGGGGCTGAGGACTCCACGGATCAATTGAAAGAGATTGGCAACATCGAACATGCCATGAATTTTATTGATGAGCATCTACATGCTGGTGAAGATATCACGGAATATTTTGTCCGAGAACTGCACGCCATGACGGTAAATGGGATTGAACGGGAAGGGGATAAAACGCCGGGAGCCTATCGCAGTCACGGAGTGAGTATTGCTCAATCAACTCATTTGCCGCCTGAATTCATCCATGTTCCGGCTTATATGCACGAATTGGTCGAGTTTATGAACCGTGCAGACGCACCAAAATATGATCTGATGAAAGTGGCTCTCGCGCATCACCGTTTTGGCTGGATTCATCCATTTGGTAATGGCAATGGCAGAACGGTGCATCTGCTGACTTATTCTTTGCTGATAAAGTACGGTTTTAATGTGAAAACCAGTGGGCGGGTACTAAACCCAACAGCGGTTTTTTGTCATGATCGTGAACGCTATTATTCGATGCTGGCCGAAGCGGATACGGGGGCTGTTGAGGGGTTAGAGCACTGGTGCCTGTATGTTCTTACCGGTATATCGGCGGAGTTAAAGAAAGTCGATAAGCTCTCTAATCTTCACTTTTTGAACTCAAAAATTCTTTATCCAGCGCTCGAGTATTCTAAGGGGCGGGGAGTAATCAATGAGACGGAATCTACAATTCTTAAGCGAACCATTAGCCAGGGAACGGTAAAAGCCAATGATTTAAAAGGGGTTTTACCGGGATTGAAGTCGGCTCAAATTACCTATCAGATTGGTAAGTTAGTTGATCGTGGCCTTTTGCAACCGGTTGAAGTGGGATCGCGAATTTATACCGCCGGTTTTTCGAAATCAGATCTGATGCGTGGTGTCATTCATGCTTTGCGAAAAGAGGGGTTTATTCCAGATTTTTGA
- the lysS gene encoding lysine--tRNA ligase: MSEQKTQVAEQAQELNSELQARREKLAALREKGIAFPNDFRREHLSDQLHAEYGEKTNEELEALDIEVTVAGRMMTRRIMGKASFVTLQDVGGRIQLYVSRDDLPEGVYNEEFKKWDLGDILGARGKLFKTKTGELSIHCSELRLLTKALRPLPDKFHGLADQETRYRQRYLDLIANDESRNTFKVRSQVMSGIRRFMVEKGFMEVETPMMQVIPGGASARPFVTHHNALDIDMYLRIAPELYLKRLVVGGFERVFEINRNFRNEGVSPRHNPEFTMMELYMAYADYKDLIALTEELFRTLTETVLGSSVVQYGDQTFDFGKPFAKLTMKEAICKYRPETNVADLDDMDKAVAIAESLGIKVEKSWGLGRVQCEIFEETAESHLIQPTFITEYPAEVSPLARRNDDNPFITDRFEFFIGGREIGNGFSELNDAEDQAQRFADQVSAKEAGDDEAMFYDEDYVTALEHGLPPTAGLGIGIDRMVMLFTNSHTIRDVILFPAMRPVK; this comes from the coding sequence ATGTCAGAGCAAAAAACACAAGTCGCTGAGCAAGCGCAAGAACTCAATAGTGAGTTACAAGCTCGTCGGGAAAAACTGGCAGCACTGCGGGAAAAAGGGATTGCTTTCCCTAATGATTTCCGTCGTGAGCACCTCTCAGACCAGCTACATGCCGAGTACGGCGAAAAAACAAATGAAGAATTAGAAGCGCTGGATATCGAAGTGACTGTTGCTGGCCGTATGATGACTCGCCGTATTATGGGTAAAGCATCATTTGTGACGCTGCAAGATGTCGGTGGCCGTATCCAGCTATACGTTTCCCGCGATGACCTGCCGGAAGGCGTTTATAACGAAGAATTTAAAAAGTGGGATCTCGGCGATATCTTGGGTGCACGCGGCAAGTTGTTCAAAACTAAAACTGGCGAGCTGTCTATCCACTGTAGTGAGTTGCGTTTACTGACCAAAGCATTGCGCCCGCTGCCGGATAAATTCCACGGCCTGGCTGATCAGGAAACCCGCTATCGTCAGCGTTATCTGGATCTAATCGCTAACGACGAATCCCGCAATACATTCAAAGTTCGTTCGCAAGTGATGTCAGGTATTCGCCGCTTCATGGTGGAAAAAGGCTTCATGGAAGTCGAAACGCCTATGATGCAAGTGATTCCCGGTGGTGCTTCAGCGCGTCCATTCGTGACTCATCACAATGCGCTGGATATCGATATGTACTTGCGTATCGCCCCAGAGTTGTATCTGAAGCGCCTGGTAGTCGGTGGTTTTGAACGAGTGTTCGAAATCAACCGTAACTTCCGTAATGAAGGTGTTTCACCGCGTCATAACCCAGAGTTCACCATGATGGAACTCTATATGGCTTATGCGGATTACAAAGACCTGATAGCGTTGACCGAAGAGTTATTCCGGACACTGACTGAAACCGTGCTGGGTAGCAGTGTGGTGCAGTATGGTGACCAGACCTTCGATTTTGGTAAGCCTTTTGCCAAATTGACCATGAAAGAAGCTATTTGCAAATATCGTCCAGAAACCAATGTGGCTGATTTGGACGATATGGATAAAGCAGTCGCTATCGCTGAGTCCTTGGGTATTAAAGTTGAGAAGAGCTGGGGCTTGGGCCGCGTTCAATGCGAAATTTTTGAAGAGACGGCAGAGAGCCACCTGATTCAACCTACCTTCATCACTGAATACCCAGCAGAAGTTTCACCGTTGGCACGTCGTAATGATGATAATCCGTTTATCACTGACCGCTTCGAATTCTTCATCGGTGGCCGTGAAATTGGTAATGGTTTCTCCGAGCTGAATGATGCTGAAGATCAGGCACAGCGCTTTGCTGATCAGGTTAGCGCCAAAGAAGCTGGTGATGATGAAGCGATGTTCTACGACGAAGACTATGTTACTGCACTGGAACATGGCTTGCCGCCGACCGCGGGTCTGGGTATCGGTATCGACCGTATGGTGATGTTGTTTACCAACAGCCACACCATCCGCGATGTTATCTTGTTCCCAGCGATGCGCCCGGTAAAATAA
- the prfB gene encoding peptide chain release factor 2 (programmed frameshift), with protein sequence MFEINPVKNRIQDLSDRTAVLRGYLDYDAKKERLEEVNAELEQPDVWNEPERAQALGKERSSLEEIVTTIDQLDQGMDDVTGLLELAIEADDEETFNEAVAELDILDGKLGQLEFRRMFSGEYDSANCYLDLQAGSGGTEAQDWASMLLRMYLRWAEAKGFKTEIIEESDGDVAGLKSATIKIIGDYAFGWLRTETGVHRLVRKSPFDSGGRRHTSFSSAFVYPEVDDDIDIEINPADLRIDVYRASGAGGQHVNKTESAVRITHIPTNIVTQCQNDRSQHKNKDQAMKQLKAKLYEFEMQKKNADKQMLEDNKSDIGWGSQIRSYVLDDSRIKDLRTGVETRNTQAVLDGDLDKFIEASLKAGL encoded by the exons ATGTTTGAAATAAACCCGGTAAAAAACCGAATTCAGGATCTGTCTGATCGGACAGCCGTTCTCAGGGGGTATCTT GACTATGATGCCAAGAAAGAACGACTGGAAGAAGTAAACGCTGAGCTGGAACAGCCCGACGTCTGGAATGAACCTGAGCGCGCTCAGGCTCTAGGTAAAGAACGCTCCTCGCTGGAAGAGATTGTCACAACTATTGATCAACTGGATCAAGGTATGGACGACGTGACTGGCTTGCTGGAATTGGCTATTGAAGCTGACGACGAAGAGACATTTAACGAAGCGGTTGCCGAGTTAGATATCCTTGATGGCAAGTTGGGCCAACTCGAATTCCGCAGAATGTTCTCTGGTGAATATGATAGCGCCAACTGTTATCTGGATCTGCAAGCCGGTTCCGGTGGTACAGAAGCTCAGGACTGGGCCAGCATGCTGCTGCGCATGTACCTGCGTTGGGCTGAAGCCAAAGGTTTCAAAACCGAAATCATCGAAGAGTCTGATGGTGATGTTGCTGGCTTAAAATCAGCCACTATCAAGATCATCGGCGATTATGCGTTTGGTTGGTTACGTACTGAAACTGGCGTACATCGCCTGGTACGTAAAAGCCCGTTTGACTCTGGTGGCCGCCGTCATACTTCATTCAGTTCTGCCTTTGTCTATCCAGAAGTTGACGACGATATTGATATCGAAATCAACCCGGCGGACTTGCGTATTGACGTTTACCGCGCATCTGGTGCGGGTGGTCAGCACGTCAACAAAACAGAATCTGCGGTACGTATTACCCATATTCCAACCAATATCGTGACTCAATGCCAGAATGACCGTTCTCAGCATAAGAACAAAGATCAAGCCATGAAACAGCTGAAAGCAAAGCTGTATGAGTTTGAGATGCAAAAGAAAAATGCTGATAAACAGATGCTGGAAGATAATAAGTCCGATATCGGCTGGGGTAGCCAGATCCGTTCTTATGTACTGGATGACTCCCGTATCAAAGATTTGCGTACCGGTGTAGAAACACGCAATACGCAAGCGGTACTGGATGGTGATCTGGACAAATTCATTGAAGCAAGTTTGAAAGCCGGGCTATAA
- the recJ gene encoding single-stranded-DNA-specific exonuclease RecJ gives MTLKTQLRRREAVDDSHLPAQLHPLLRRLYASRGVKSAEELERGVKGLLAWQQLDGIEAGVTLLQQALADRRRIVIVGDFDADGATSTALAVLALRSMGGSNIDYLVPNRFEDGYGLSPEVVEQVAARGAELIVTVDNGISSHAGVDLAHALGIQVLVTDHHLPGETLPAAEAIINPNLAGCDFLSKSLAGVGVTFYLMLALRARLRDSGWFEQRALAVPNLAELLDLVALGTVADVVPLDANNRILVHQGLSRIRAGKCRPGIRALLEVANRDARQLAANDLGFSLGPRLNAAGRLDDMSIGVALLLSDDIAQARALAIDLDALNQTRREIEQGMQVEALQLCDQLERTSTELPYGIAMFHPEWHQGVVGILASRIKERFHRPVIAFAPAGDGLLKGSGRSVAGLHMRDALERLDTLNPGLMLKFGGHAMAAGLSLEQDKFDEFRQRFADLVGEWMDASQLEGVIWSDGELKGNELSLETAELLRDGGPWGQSFPEPTFDGKFRILQQRLVGERHLKLMIEPLNGGPLLDGIAFNIDTTLWPDSSVREVKLAYKLDINEYRGNRSVQLLIQHLWPY, from the coding sequence GTGACATTGAAAACTCAACTTCGCCGTCGTGAGGCGGTGGATGATAGCCATTTGCCCGCCCAGTTACACCCATTGCTGCGCCGCCTTTATGCCAGCCGTGGCGTAAAAAGTGCCGAGGAGCTGGAGCGCGGTGTAAAAGGCCTGCTTGCCTGGCAGCAACTCGACGGTATTGAAGCCGGTGTTACTCTGTTGCAACAAGCATTGGCTGACAGGCGTCGTATTGTGATTGTCGGTGATTTTGATGCTGATGGCGCAACCAGTACGGCGTTGGCAGTGCTCGCTTTGCGTAGTATGGGTGGCAGTAATATTGATTATCTGGTGCCAAATCGTTTTGAAGATGGCTATGGGCTGAGTCCCGAAGTTGTCGAGCAAGTTGCTGCCCGTGGTGCAGAACTGATCGTCACTGTCGATAACGGTATTTCCTCTCATGCGGGAGTGGATTTGGCTCATGCTCTGGGTATCCAGGTGTTGGTTACCGACCATCACCTGCCGGGTGAAACCTTGCCAGCAGCCGAAGCTATCATCAACCCGAATTTGGCGGGTTGTGATTTTCTCTCCAAATCACTGGCCGGAGTGGGCGTTACTTTTTATCTGATGTTGGCGCTACGTGCTCGCCTTAGAGACAGCGGTTGGTTTGAACAGCGTGCTCTGGCGGTGCCTAATTTGGCTGAATTGCTGGACTTGGTTGCACTGGGAACGGTAGCCGATGTGGTGCCATTGGATGCCAATAACCGCATCTTGGTGCATCAGGGGTTAAGCCGTATCCGGGCGGGAAAATGTCGACCGGGGATCCGTGCATTACTGGAAGTTGCTAACCGTGATGCGCGCCAACTGGCAGCCAACGATCTGGGTTTCTCCCTTGGCCCACGGCTTAATGCAGCTGGCCGTTTGGATGATATGTCGATCGGCGTGGCGTTATTGCTGAGTGACGATATTGCTCAAGCCAGAGCGCTGGCAATCGATCTTGACGCGCTAAATCAAACGCGCCGTGAGATAGAGCAGGGCATGCAAGTTGAAGCCTTGCAACTGTGCGACCAATTAGAGCGCACCAGCACTGAATTACCTTACGGTATCGCGATGTTTCACCCAGAGTGGCACCAAGGGGTGGTCGGGATTCTGGCCTCACGCATTAAAGAGCGTTTTCATCGGCCGGTTATTGCTTTTGCCCCAGCGGGTGATGGTTTACTGAAAGGCTCGGGGCGGAGTGTGGCAGGCCTGCATATGCGCGATGCTCTTGAACGCCTGGATACCTTAAACCCCGGATTGATGTTGAAATTTGGCGGTCATGCCATGGCGGCGGGGTTATCGCTGGAACAGGATAAATTTGATGAGTTCCGTCAGCGCTTCGCCGATTTAGTTGGTGAATGGATGGATGCCTCACAGTTAGAAGGAGTTATCTGGTCAGATGGCGAACTGAAAGGAAACGAATTATCACTGGAAACCGCAGAGTTGCTGCGAGATGGCGGCCCGTGGGGGCAATCCTTCCCTGAACCGACATTTGATGGCAAATTCCGTATCTTGCAACAACGGCTGGTGGGTGAACGCCACCTGAAACTTATGATTGAGCCTTTGAATGGCGGGCCTTTACTGGATGGTATCGCGTTTAATATTGATACGACTTTATGGCCGGATAGCAGCGTGCGCGAGGTTAAGCTGGCTTATAAACTCGATATTAATGAGTATCGCGGTAACCGTAGTGTCCAGTTGCTGATTCAACACCTGTGGCCGTATTAG
- the dsbC gene encoding bifunctional protein-disulfide isomerase/oxidoreductase DsbC encodes MKKSLLLLPIVIAAFTGLAHADDAAIQQTLKKLDMQKADIQPSPIPGLSTVMTESGVLYISADGKHLLQGPLYDVSGSQPVNVTNQMLVKKLEALSKEMIVYKAPQEKHVVTVFTDITCGYCHKLHEQMSDYNALGITVRYLAFPRQGLSSQAEKDMRSIWCMADRNKAFDDAMKGVDISPATCKTDISEHYKLGVQFGIQGTPAIVLQNGTIVPGYLEPKEMLQMLNKHQASSKAAG; translated from the coding sequence ATGAAAAAAAGTTTATTACTGCTGCCGATCGTTATCGCTGCATTCACGGGGCTGGCTCATGCTGATGATGCCGCTATCCAACAGACACTGAAAAAGTTGGATATGCAGAAAGCTGACATCCAACCATCACCTATCCCCGGCTTGAGTACCGTGATGACTGAGAGCGGTGTGCTTTATATTTCCGCCGATGGTAAACACTTGTTGCAAGGGCCGCTGTACGATGTTAGCGGTAGCCAACCGGTGAATGTAACCAACCAGATGCTGGTGAAAAAGTTGGAAGCATTGAGCAAAGAAATGATTGTGTATAAGGCGCCACAAGAAAAACACGTTGTTACCGTGTTTACTGATATCACCTGTGGTTACTGCCATAAATTGCATGAGCAAATGAGCGACTATAACGCACTGGGGATAACCGTGCGTTATTTGGCCTTCCCGCGTCAAGGGTTGAGCTCTCAGGCAGAAAAAGACATGCGCTCAATCTGGTGTATGGCTGATCGCAACAAAGCATTCGATGATGCGATGAAAGGTGTCGATATATCACCTGCAACCTGTAAAACCGATATTTCTGAGCACTATAAGTTAGGTGTGCAGTTTGGTATTCAGGGCACTCCAGCTATCGTGTTGCAAAATGGCACTATCGTTCCAGGTTATCTGGAGCCAAAAGAAATGTTACAGATGCTGAATAAGCACCAGGCTTCCTCAAAAGCGGCGGGTTAA
- the xerD gene encoding site-specific tyrosine recombinase XerD — protein sequence MQQQNNPLIEQFLDALWLERNLAENTLASYRLDLHALSGWLEHHDSDLLRAGSQDLQSFLAERIEGGYKATSSARLLSAMRRLFQYLYREKLREDDPTALLSSPKLPQRLPKDLSEAQVEALLNSPNVDIPLELRDKAMLEVLYATGLRVSELVGLTISDVSLRQGVVRVIGKGNKERLVPLGEEAVYWIENYMEHGRPWLINGQSLDVLFPSNRSQQMTRQTFWHRIKHYAILAGIDSERLSPHVLRHAFATHLLNHGADLRVVQMLLGHSDLSTTQIYTHVATERLKLLHQQHHPRA from the coding sequence ATGCAACAGCAAAATAACCCGCTGATTGAACAGTTTCTTGATGCCCTGTGGCTGGAGCGGAATCTGGCAGAGAATACACTGGCATCATATCGTTTGGATTTACATGCGCTGAGCGGATGGTTAGAGCATCACGACAGTGATTTATTGCGCGCCGGTTCGCAGGACTTGCAGTCTTTCCTTGCCGAGCGCATTGAGGGCGGTTATAAAGCCACCAGTTCAGCCCGGTTGCTCAGTGCGATGCGCCGATTATTCCAATATTTATACCGCGAAAAATTACGCGAAGATGACCCGACAGCGCTACTGTCATCACCTAAATTACCGCAGCGCTTACCAAAAGATTTAAGCGAGGCGCAGGTTGAGGCATTACTTAACTCCCCCAATGTCGATATCCCGCTAGAATTGCGCGACAAAGCGATGCTGGAAGTCCTCTATGCCACCGGTCTGCGGGTGTCTGAGCTGGTTGGGTTGACCATCAGCGATGTGAGTTTGCGCCAAGGGGTAGTGCGAGTTATCGGTAAAGGGAATAAAGAGCGGCTGGTCCCCTTGGGGGAAGAAGCGGTGTACTGGATCGAGAATTACATGGAACATGGCCGCCCATGGCTTATCAATGGGCAGTCATTAGATGTATTGTTCCCAAGCAACCGCAGCCAGCAAATGACAAGACAGACTTTCTGGCATCGAATCAAACACTATGCGATCCTTGCCGGTATTGATAGTGAACGGCTGTCACCTCACGTATTGCGGCATGCTTTTGCCACGCACCTGTTAAATCACGGCGCGGATTTACGTGTGGTACAAATGTTATTGGGCCACAGTGATCTGTCGACGACCCAGATTTATACCCATGTAGCAACTGAGCGTTTGAAGTTGCTACATCAACAGCATCATCCGCGCGCATAA
- the fldB gene encoding flavodoxin FldB: MKIGLFYGSSTCYTEMVAEKIRDILGEDLVDLHNLKDVSPRLMEEYSILILGIPTWDFGELQEDWEAVWPQLTQLNLKGKIVAMYGMGDQFGYSEWFLDALGMLHDHIAPLGVKFIGFWPTEGFEFTSPKPLSADGKHFVGLALDEVNQYDLSEERIEQWCEQILLEMDALL, encoded by the coding sequence ATGAAGATAGGTCTCTTTTACGGCTCCAGCACCTGCTATACCGAAATGGTGGCAGAAAAAATCCGCGATATTCTCGGCGAAGATCTGGTTGATTTACATAACTTAAAAGATGTCAGCCCTCGCCTGATGGAAGAATATTCCATTCTGATTCTGGGGATCCCTACCTGGGATTTCGGCGAATTACAGGAAGATTGGGAAGCCGTTTGGCCACAATTAACTCAGTTGAATCTCAAAGGAAAGATTGTCGCCATGTATGGTATGGGCGATCAATTCGGTTATAGCGAATGGTTCCTTGATGCTCTTGGGATGCTGCATGACCATATTGCCCCGCTAGGGGTGAAATTTATTGGTTTTTGGCCGACAGAGGGCTTTGAGTTTACCAGCCCGAAACCGCTCAGTGCTGACGGTAAACACTTTGTGGGCCTGGCGTTAGATGAGGTTAATCAATACGATTTGAGTGAAGAGCGCATCGAACAGTGGTGTGAGCAAATTCTGCTTGAGATGGATGCCTTGCTTTAA